One stretch of Nomascus leucogenys isolate Asia chromosome 9, Asia_NLE_v1, whole genome shotgun sequence DNA includes these proteins:
- the LOC100599580 gene encoding 40S ribosomal protein S27-like, whose protein sequence is MPLAKDLHPSPEEERKHKKKHLVQSPNSYFMDMKCPGCYKITTVFSHAQTVVLCVGCSTVLCQPTGGRARLTEGCSFRTKQH, encoded by the coding sequence ATGCCTCTCGCAAAGGATCTCCATCCCTCtccagaagaggagaggaaacacAAGAAGAAACACCTGGTGCAGAGCCCCAATTCCTACTTCATGGATATGAAATGCCCAGGATGCTATAAAATCACCACGGTCTTTAGCCATGCACAAACGGTAGTTTTGTGTGTTGGCTGCTCCACTGTCCTCTGCCAGCCTACAGGAGGAAGGGCAAGGCTTACAGAAGGATGTTCCTTCAGGACGAAGCAGCACTGA